In Streptomyces sp. NBC_01707, a genomic segment contains:
- a CDS encoding IclR family transcriptional regulator C-terminal domain-containing protein codes for MPHAATAAEADAAAPGGEPVGPLERGLAVLRALAAHPGPRMRPGDLVRATGLARSTVDRIVTTLTHLGYLRIEDDRDVLLAPRLMELGNAYLTCCGLPDALEPLAVALADELDESVSLAVPDGAGVRFISQSTRRRTMALAFQIGDLLPAERCAPGALFASGWSPEQQADWLTRLHDDPRDTGFPAVPPRSGPPAPDEVESAFRQRVADARDAGWAADDQLIEPGLVAVAVPVHAPDGSTVCALSVVSHTSRHSARSLAEHALPRLREYGARMQAALASPAPVATPPGPGGPDTSRAAKAELGPEFLQSLTRGLSVLTALGSAPGGLTLSGAAEATGLARATARRALLSLQQLGYAAPAGEGRRFTLLPTVLELGYARLSRLSFAEIAQPHLARLVEQVHDSASVAVLAADDDIMYVARVHTVRIMSVNITVGTRFPAYATSMGRVLLAGLPEREAAERLARASVRPLTPFTRVDAADLVEAVAQARRDGHALVDQELEEGLRSIAVPVHDRTGRVVAAVNVSTHASRGTLDDVRQAVLPALTAAAAAIEEDLAVVTERVRLAIP; via the coding sequence ATGCCGCATGCCGCGACCGCAGCCGAGGCGGACGCCGCAGCACCCGGCGGCGAGCCGGTCGGACCGTTGGAGCGCGGTCTGGCCGTGCTGCGCGCCCTGGCCGCCCACCCCGGACCGCGGATGCGCCCCGGCGATCTGGTCCGCGCCACCGGACTGGCACGCTCCACCGTCGACCGCATCGTCACCACCCTCACCCACCTGGGATATCTGCGCATCGAGGACGACCGCGACGTGCTGCTGGCGCCGCGCCTGATGGAGCTGGGCAATGCCTATCTCACCTGCTGCGGTCTCCCCGACGCCCTGGAACCGCTCGCCGTCGCGTTGGCCGACGAACTGGACGAGTCGGTCTCCCTCGCGGTGCCGGACGGCGCCGGGGTGCGGTTCATCAGCCAGTCCACCCGGCGGCGCACCATGGCGCTGGCCTTCCAGATCGGTGACCTGCTGCCCGCCGAGCGGTGCGCCCCGGGCGCCCTCTTCGCCTCCGGGTGGAGCCCCGAGCAGCAGGCCGACTGGCTCACCCGGCTGCACGACGACCCCCGTGACACCGGCTTTCCCGCCGTTCCACCCCGCTCGGGGCCACCGGCCCCCGACGAGGTGGAGTCGGCCTTCCGGCAACGGGTGGCCGACGCCCGTGACGCCGGCTGGGCCGCCGACGACCAGCTGATCGAGCCCGGACTGGTCGCCGTCGCGGTCCCCGTGCACGCACCCGACGGCAGCACGGTGTGCGCGCTGAGCGTGGTCAGTCACACCAGCAGGCACAGTGCCCGGTCGCTGGCCGAGCACGCCCTGCCCCGGCTGCGGGAGTACGGGGCGCGGATGCAGGCGGCACTGGCGTCCCCCGCACCGGTGGCCACGCCGCCCGGGCCCGGCGGCCCTGACACCTCGCGCGCCGCCAAGGCGGAGCTGGGTCCGGAATTCCTGCAGTCGCTGACCCGGGGGCTGTCCGTGCTCACCGCCCTGGGATCAGCACCCGGTGGGCTCACCCTGTCCGGCGCCGCGGAGGCCACCGGCCTGGCCCGCGCCACCGCCCGCCGGGCGCTGCTCTCCCTCCAGCAGCTGGGGTACGCGGCACCTGCCGGTGAGGGACGACGTTTCACGCTGCTGCCCACCGTGCTGGAACTGGGCTATGCCCGGCTCTCCCGGCTGAGCTTCGCGGAGATCGCGCAGCCCCATCTGGCCCGGCTGGTGGAGCAGGTGCACGACTCGGCGTCCGTCGCGGTGCTGGCTGCCGACGACGACATCATGTACGTCGCCCGGGTGCACACCGTACGCATCATGAGTGTCAACATCACGGTCGGCACCCGCTTCCCGGCGTACGCCACCTCCATGGGCCGGGTGCTGCTTGCCGGTCTGCCCGAGCGGGAGGCGGCCGAGCGGCTGGCCCGCGCCTCGGTGCGACCGCTGACGCCGTTCACCCGGGTCGACGCCGCCGATCTCGTCGAGGCCGTGGCCCAGGCACGACGGGACGGTCACGCCCTGGTCGACCAGGAGCTGGAGGAGGGGCTGCGGTCGATCGCGGTGCCGGTGCACGACCGCACCGGCCGGGTGGTCGCCGCCGTGAACGTCTCCACCCACGCCAGCCGGGGCACCCTGGACGACGTGCGGCAAGCGGTGCTGCCCGCGCTCACGGCGGCGGCGGCCGCGATCGAGGAGGACCTGGCGGTCGTCACGGAGCGGGTCCGGCTCGCGATCCCCTGA
- the pcaD gene encoding 3-oxoadipate enol-lactonase: MSTSAPAQRLLHHRVDGRDSAPPLILGPSLGTSLAVWDPQTPSLSRTHRVVRWDLPGHGGSPAGLLPDGGTVADLGQLVLRLADALGVEEFGYAGISLGGAVGTWLAVHHPERVTSLAILCSSAHFGPPGGWSDRAALVRTEGTGPVAETAPARWFTPSFAASPAARAAVDDLSAADPGAYAGLCDALAGLDLRAELSRITAPTLVVAGREDLATPVAHARELADGIPGAALTEVAHAAHLANVERPVPVLAALLGHFAADAASPADDASRHDAGMSVRRAVLGDEHVDRAITRTTDFTAVFQDFITRYAWGEIWTRPGLSRRIRSCITLTALVAHGHHEELAMHVRAARRNGLTPEEIQEVLLQSAVYCGVPAANAAFAIANRILEEEN, from the coding sequence ATGAGCACTTCTGCCCCCGCGCAGCGTCTGCTGCACCACCGTGTGGACGGCCGGGACTCCGCCCCGCCGCTGATCCTGGGCCCTTCGCTCGGCACCTCGCTGGCCGTGTGGGACCCCCAGACCCCGTCGCTGTCCCGGACCCACCGGGTGGTGCGCTGGGACCTGCCCGGCCACGGCGGCTCCCCGGCCGGCCTGCTGCCCGACGGCGGCACCGTCGCCGACCTCGGGCAGCTGGTCCTCCGCCTGGCCGACGCGCTCGGCGTCGAGGAGTTCGGCTACGCGGGCATCTCGCTCGGCGGCGCGGTCGGCACCTGGCTCGCCGTGCACCACCCCGAGCGGGTCACCTCGCTCGCCATCCTCTGCTCCTCGGCCCACTTCGGACCGCCGGGGGGCTGGTCCGACCGCGCGGCGCTGGTGCGCACCGAGGGCACCGGCCCGGTCGCGGAGACCGCCCCCGCCCGCTGGTTCACCCCGTCCTTCGCGGCTTCCCCGGCCGCGCGGGCGGCGGTCGACGACCTGTCCGCGGCCGATCCCGGGGCCTACGCCGGGCTCTGCGACGCACTCGCCGGCCTCGACCTGCGCGCCGAGCTGTCCCGTATCACCGCGCCGACCCTGGTCGTTGCGGGCCGCGAGGACCTGGCCACGCCCGTCGCACACGCCCGCGAGCTGGCCGACGGCATCCCCGGCGCGGCCCTGACCGAGGTGGCCCACGCCGCGCACCTCGCCAACGTCGAGCGTCCGGTTCCCGTGCTGGCCGCCCTGCTGGGACACTTCGCGGCCGATGCCGCATCACCTGCCGACGACGCCTCCCGGCACGACGCCGGCATGTCCGTGCGCCGCGCCGTGCTCGGCGACGAGCACGTCGACCGGGCGATCACCCGCACCACCGACTTCACCGCCGTCTTCCAGGACTTCATCACCCGCTACGCATGGGGCGAGATCTGGACCCGGCCCGGGCTGAGCCGCAGAATCCGCAGCTGCATCACCCTCACCGCGCTGGTGGCCCACGGCCACCACGAGGAACTGGCCATGCATGTACGGGCCGCGCGCCGCAACGGTCTCACCCCCGAGGAGATCCAGGAGGTCCTGCTCCAGTCGGCCGTCTACTGCGGCGTGCCCGCGGCGAACGCCGCTTTCGCCATCGCGAACCGCATTCTCGAAGAGGAGAACTGA
- the bla gene encoding class A beta-lactamase yields the protein MRSNGARATRRTILATGAGAALAAVSLSPPAHAAASVHSSSTASGAADRTARELRALEREHSARLGAYAHDTATGRTVVYRPDERFPMCSLFKTIGVAAVLRDLDRRGEFLARRIRYTAQYVEASGNSPITGRPDNLSGGMTVAELCAYSITHSDNTAANLLLRELGGPGAVTRFCRSIGDPVTRLDRWEPELNSAEPWRGTDTTTPRAVGRTYARLVLGDALVPCDRRLLTGWLLANTTSGERFRAGLPADWTVADKTAGGSYGGNNNAGIAWPPGRPPVVLAVMTTKPDRDAPADNPLVARTAGVLAAALSRPPTTAR from the coding sequence GTGCGATCCAACGGAGCCCGCGCGACCCGCCGGACGATCCTGGCCACCGGGGCGGGGGCGGCCCTGGCCGCTGTGTCCCTGTCGCCCCCCGCGCACGCCGCCGCGAGCGTGCACAGCTCCTCGACAGCGTCCGGCGCGGCGGACCGGACCGCCCGGGAGTTGCGCGCCCTGGAACGGGAGCACTCCGCCCGGCTCGGCGCCTACGCCCATGACACCGCCACGGGCCGCACGGTGGTGTACCGACCGGACGAGCGCTTCCCGATGTGCTCCCTGTTCAAGACCATCGGCGTGGCGGCGGTCCTTCGCGATCTGGACCGCAGAGGCGAGTTCCTGGCCCGCCGTATCCGCTACACCGCGCAGTACGTCGAGGCCTCGGGCAACTCGCCGATCACCGGCAGGCCCGACAACCTGTCCGGCGGGATGACGGTCGCCGAGCTGTGCGCGTACTCCATCACGCACAGCGACAACACCGCGGCCAACCTCCTCCTCCGAGAACTGGGCGGCCCCGGCGCCGTCACCCGCTTCTGCCGCTCCATCGGCGACCCGGTCACCCGCCTCGACCGCTGGGAACCCGAGCTGAATTCGGCGGAGCCATGGCGTGGGACGGACACCACCACGCCTCGTGCCGTCGGACGTACCTACGCGCGCCTCGTCCTGGGAGACGCACTCGTTCCCTGCGACCGCCGGCTGCTCACCGGCTGGCTGCTCGCCAACACCACCAGCGGAGAACGCTTCCGCGCCGGGCTTCCCGCCGACTGGACCGTCGCGGACAAGACCGCCGGCGGCAGCTACGGGGGCAACAACAACGCCGGCATCGCCTGGCCCCCCGGCCGCCCGCCGGTCGTCCTGGCAGTGATGACCACCAAGCCCGATCGGGACGCCCCCGCTGACAACCCCCTGGTCGCCAGGACGGCCGGCGTTCTGGCCGCAGCCCTGAGCCGACCGCCGACGACGGCACGGTGA
- a CDS encoding class F sortase, with product MAAPQSSDSTPSASGTGPSTFGRTLLWPAAAAGLGLLMIFNSFGTAEDNKPPAIPSMAAPAPAAAPPAPPAPSAAASPSPTGLFMPRSKPTKLQIPSIAVNAPFTPLSIGANGQLNPPPPNDTNLVGWYKGGVTPGERGSAIVAGHVDTTTGPAVFLQLQFVKQGATVDITRADGSVATFKVDSVEKFSKANFPNDLVYADTPDAQLRLITCGGTYDRKAKDYKDNVVVFAHLDSTKRP from the coding sequence ATGGCCGCCCCGCAGTCGTCCGATTCGACCCCCTCCGCATCCGGCACCGGCCCTTCCACCTTCGGCCGCACCCTGCTCTGGCCCGCAGCAGCAGCCGGACTGGGCCTGCTCATGATCTTCAACTCGTTCGGCACCGCGGAGGACAACAAGCCGCCGGCCATCCCGTCGATGGCGGCTCCCGCTCCCGCCGCCGCCCCTCCCGCCCCTCCGGCTCCGTCGGCCGCGGCCTCCCCCAGCCCGACGGGGCTGTTCATGCCGCGTTCCAAGCCGACGAAGCTCCAGATCCCGTCGATCGCGGTCAACGCACCCTTCACACCGCTGTCCATCGGCGCGAACGGGCAGCTCAACCCCCCGCCACCGAACGACACCAACCTGGTCGGCTGGTACAAGGGCGGAGTGACGCCCGGTGAGCGCGGCTCGGCGATCGTCGCCGGCCACGTCGACACGACGACCGGACCGGCGGTGTTCCTTCAGCTCCAGTTCGTGAAGCAAGGAGCCACGGTCGACATCACCCGGGCGGACGGCAGCGTCGCCACGTTCAAGGTCGACTCCGTCGAGAAGTTCAGCAAGGCGAACTTCCCCAACGACCTGGTGTACGCCGACACTCCGGACGCGCAGCTGCGACTGATCACGTGCGGCGGCACCTACGACAGGAAGGCCAAGGACTACAAGGACAACGTGGTGGTGTTCGCCCATCTCGACTCGACGAAGCGCCCCTGA
- a CDS encoding 4-hydroxybenzoate 3-monooxygenase → MDHTTVGIVGGGPAGLLLARLLHNSGIDCVVLESRDRTYVEQRQRAGILEQSTVDVLRESGAGERLDREGLVHDGIELRWDRRAQRIDFPSLTGGRKVWVYAQTEVVKDLIALQLADGAPLLFEAQVNEVVGADTDRPVIHYTHQGQDRTLGCDYVVGCDGFHGVTRKAVPDGVMSAFERVYPYSWFGILADVPPSCDELIYAHSPRGFALHSMRSATVSRLYLQVPNGTDPADWPDDRIWDELDARFATDGDWRLERGPITSKAVLPMRSFVTEPMRWGRIFLAGDAAHIVPPTGAKGLNLAVSDVAVLARAFAHLKDSGSTELLDTYSDTCLRRVWRAEHFSYFMTTTLHTDPGQSAFETRLQVSQLDRVSSSRHAAAELAENYAGLHIG, encoded by the coding sequence ATGGACCACACCACCGTCGGCATCGTCGGCGGCGGCCCCGCGGGGCTGCTGCTCGCCCGGCTCCTGCACAACTCCGGCATCGACTGCGTCGTTCTGGAGAGCCGGGACCGCACCTACGTCGAGCAGCGCCAACGCGCCGGCATCCTCGAGCAGAGCACGGTGGACGTGCTGCGGGAGTCCGGCGCGGGCGAGCGACTGGACCGCGAGGGTCTGGTCCACGACGGCATCGAGCTGCGCTGGGACCGCCGGGCGCAGCGCATCGACTTCCCGTCGCTCACCGGCGGCCGCAAGGTGTGGGTGTACGCCCAGACGGAGGTCGTCAAGGACCTGATCGCCCTTCAGCTTGCGGACGGCGCACCGCTGTTGTTCGAGGCCCAGGTGAACGAGGTCGTCGGAGCCGACACGGACCGGCCCGTCATCCACTACACCCACCAGGGCCAGGACAGGACGCTCGGGTGCGACTACGTCGTGGGCTGCGACGGGTTCCACGGCGTGACCCGCAAGGCGGTCCCGGACGGCGTCATGAGCGCCTTCGAGCGGGTCTATCCCTACTCCTGGTTCGGCATCCTTGCCGATGTCCCGCCGTCCTGCGACGAGCTGATCTACGCTCACTCGCCGCGCGGCTTCGCCCTGCACAGCATGCGCTCCGCCACGGTCAGCCGGCTCTATCTGCAGGTGCCGAACGGCACCGACCCGGCCGACTGGCCGGACGACCGGATATGGGACGAGCTCGACGCCCGCTTCGCGACCGACGGCGACTGGCGGCTCGAACGCGGTCCGATCACCTCCAAGGCCGTGCTGCCGATGCGCAGCTTCGTCACCGAGCCCATGCGCTGGGGCCGGATCTTCCTGGCCGGCGACGCCGCGCACATCGTGCCGCCCACCGGTGCCAAGGGACTCAACCTCGCGGTCTCCGACGTCGCCGTGCTCGCCCGGGCCTTCGCCCACCTGAAGGACAGCGGCTCCACCGAGCTGCTCGACACGTACTCGGACACCTGTCTGCGCCGGGTGTGGCGCGCGGAGCACTTCTCGTACTTCATGACGACGACCCTGCACACCGACCCGGGCCAGAGCGCATTCGAGACCCGGCTCCAGGTCTCCCAGCTGGACCGCGTGTCGTCGTCCCGCCACGCGGCCGCGGAGCTCGCCGAGAACTACGCGGGCCTGCACATCGGTTGA
- a CDS encoding ATP-binding domain-containing protein, whose amino-acid sequence MSTAEIAHEQDHLDMLHARVEALRDDARNRLTGVLRETGGTRQGRLEREAAAARYAGQVARYDAAENGLCFGRLDLRDGDRHYIGRVGLPAESADDDPLLLDWRAPAARPFYVATPAAPHGVRRRRHITTRGNRVVRLDDEVLDRDGVPVGELTGEAALLASLDAGRTGRMHDIVATLQAEQDAIIRSDHRGVLVVQGGPGTGKTAVALHRAAYLLYTHRQLASRGVLVVGPNPTFIGYIGQVLPGLGENSVLLSTVGELFPGVRADRTEPSETAEVKGRTEMAAVIAAAVRDRQVPAGTGLEVEFDGDVVRLDHEECLRAADAARATRLPHNRAAPVFRREIVAALARRSVEDTRTLADRLEADIAEVLAEADLDRAVRADLDALPGLLGEEDSAAAQERTEAQDIADVRRMLATDADVRAALDALWPPLTAQQLLTDLYGDRARLVSAARELTDEERESLYRAPGGGWTAADVPLLDEAAELLGQDDRAAEAAAAAERAEGVAYAQGVLDLAAGDGEDEESLMGMLDAETLADRHEERMVRTVAERAFADRGWVFGHIIVDEAQELSQMAWRLLMRRCPTRSMTLVGDVAQTGDAAGASSWASALAPHVGDRWRQVSLTVNYRTPAEIMASTSEVLAALGPGLQLPRSVRETGAEPWRMRTEPGLLARTLADRAAKEAAALEDGRLAVLVPDARRDELGAAVAESVPDAVYGDEPDLESRVVVLGVRQAKGLEFDAVLIADPTEILARSARGLNDLYVALTRATQRLGIIHGGPAPAVLEGTVTELT is encoded by the coding sequence TTGTCCACAGCTGAGATCGCACACGAGCAGGACCATCTCGACATGCTTCACGCCCGCGTGGAAGCCCTCCGCGACGATGCCCGGAACCGGCTGACCGGCGTCCTCCGGGAGACCGGCGGGACCCGCCAGGGGCGGCTGGAGCGTGAGGCGGCCGCCGCCCGGTACGCCGGGCAGGTCGCGCGGTACGACGCCGCCGAGAACGGGCTCTGCTTCGGGCGGCTCGATCTGCGGGACGGCGATCGGCACTACATCGGGCGCGTCGGACTGCCCGCCGAGTCCGCGGACGACGATCCGCTGCTGCTGGACTGGCGCGCACCCGCCGCCCGCCCCTTCTACGTCGCCACGCCCGCCGCCCCGCACGGCGTCCGCAGGCGCCGCCACATCACCACCCGTGGAAACCGGGTGGTCCGCCTCGACGACGAGGTTCTCGACCGCGACGGGGTGCCGGTCGGCGAGCTGACCGGCGAGGCCGCGCTGCTCGCCTCGCTCGACGCAGGGCGCACCGGCCGCATGCACGACATCGTTGCCACGCTCCAGGCCGAGCAGGACGCGATCATCCGCTCCGACCACCGAGGGGTCCTGGTGGTGCAGGGTGGCCCGGGCACCGGCAAGACCGCGGTCGCGCTCCACCGGGCCGCGTATCTCCTCTACACGCACCGGCAACTGGCCTCCCGTGGCGTGCTGGTCGTCGGACCGAACCCCACCTTCATCGGGTACATCGGCCAGGTGCTGCCCGGTCTCGGCGAGAACAGCGTGCTGCTGTCCACCGTCGGCGAGCTGTTCCCCGGAGTCCGTGCCGACCGGACCGAACCGTCGGAGACCGCCGAGGTCAAGGGGCGTACGGAGATGGCGGCCGTGATCGCGGCGGCGGTCCGGGACCGCCAGGTACCGGCGGGCACCGGGCTGGAGGTCGAGTTCGACGGCGATGTGGTCCGCCTCGACCACGAGGAGTGCCTACGCGCCGCCGACGCCGCCCGCGCGACCAGGCTGCCGCACAACAGGGCCGCCCCCGTCTTCCGGCGCGAGATCGTCGCCGCGCTGGCCCGGCGGTCCGTCGAGGACACCCGCACCCTCGCCGACCGGCTGGAGGCGGACATCGCCGAGGTGCTGGCCGAGGCCGATCTCGACCGTGCCGTACGCGCCGACCTGGACGCCCTGCCGGGGCTGCTCGGCGAGGAGGACTCGGCCGCCGCCCAGGAACGGACGGAGGCGCAGGACATCGCCGACGTACGGCGGATGCTCGCCACCGACGCCGACGTCCGGGCCGCGCTCGACGCCCTCTGGCCTCCGCTCACCGCACAGCAGTTGCTGACCGACCTGTACGGCGACCGTGCGCGGCTTGTGTCGGCGGCACGTGAACTGACCGATGAGGAAAGGGAGTCGCTGTATCGCGCGCCGGGGGGCGGCTGGACCGCCGCCGACGTGCCGCTGCTCGACGAGGCCGCCGAACTGCTCGGTCAGGACGACCGTGCGGCCGAGGCCGCCGCCGCGGCCGAGCGGGCGGAGGGCGTCGCGTACGCGCAGGGCGTCCTCGACCTCGCGGCAGGTGACGGTGAGGACGAGGAGAGCCTCATGGGCATGCTCGACGCCGAGACGCTCGCCGACCGTCACGAGGAACGCATGGTCCGCACCGTCGCCGAACGCGCCTTCGCCGACCGGGGCTGGGTCTTCGGGCACATCATCGTCGACGAGGCGCAGGAACTGTCCCAGATGGCCTGGCGGCTGCTGATGAGGCGCTGCCCGACCCGCTCCATGACCCTGGTCGGTGACGTCGCGCAGACCGGCGACGCGGCGGGTGCCTCTTCGTGGGCGTCCGCGCTCGCCCCGCACGTCGGCGACCGGTGGCGGCAGGTGTCGCTCACGGTCAACTACCGCACCCCCGCCGAGATCATGGCATCCACCTCGGAGGTTCTCGCGGCGCTCGGCCCGGGGCTCCAGCTGCCGCGCTCGGTACGGGAGACGGGGGCGGAGCCGTGGCGCATGCGAACCGAGCCCGGCCTGCTGGCCCGCACCCTCGCCGACCGGGCGGCGAAGGAGGCCGCCGCACTGGAGGACGGCCGGCTCGCGGTACTCGTCCCTGACGCCCGCCGTGACGAACTGGGCGCAGCGGTGGCCGAGTCGGTCCCGGACGCTGTCTACGGGGACGAGCCCGACCTGGAGAGCCGGGTGGTGGTGCTGGGGGTACGGCAGGCGAAGGGACTGGAGTTCGACGCGGTGCTCATCGCCGATCCGACGGAGATCCTGGCCCGGTCGGCACGCGGTCTGAACGACCTGTACGTCGCACTGACCCGGGCGACACAACGCCTCGGGATCATCCACGGGGGCCCGGCCCCGGCGGTGCTGGAGGGGACGGTCACGGAACTCACCTGA
- a CDS encoding GNAT family N-acetyltransferase, translated as MTTGHSEDAFLRVGAEDPALSTRLSEELTAFNNDATGAHDDRGLSVRVTDEAGELVAGLVGWTWGGCAGISEVWVRADRRHEGWGARLVRAAEDEAVARGCSSMIVSSMSFQAPGFYRRQGYLETGSGGGIPGGHTRHHFFKELGRTEAAR; from the coding sequence ATGACGACTGGACACAGCGAGGACGCGTTCCTGCGCGTAGGTGCGGAGGACCCGGCGCTCTCCACCCGCCTGAGCGAAGAACTGACCGCGTTCAACAACGATGCGACCGGCGCCCACGACGACCGCGGCCTCTCCGTCCGGGTCACCGATGAGGCGGGCGAACTGGTGGCCGGGCTGGTCGGCTGGACCTGGGGCGGTTGTGCCGGGATATCGGAAGTGTGGGTGCGGGCCGACCGGCGCCACGAAGGCTGGGGGGCACGCCTGGTGCGCGCCGCCGAGGACGAGGCTGTGGCGCGCGGCTGCTCATCGATGATCGTCTCGTCGATGTCCTTCCAGGCGCCCGGCTTCTACCGTCGGCAGGGCTATCTGGAGACCGGCAGCGGCGGAGGGATCCCGGGCGGTCACACCCGTCATCACTTCTTCAAGGAGTTGGGACGGACGGAGGCGGCCCGCTGA
- a CDS encoding translation factor GTPase family protein: protein MHLLNLGILAHVDAGKTSLTERLLHAAGVIDEIGSVDDGNTQTDSLALERQRGITIKSAVVSFPIDDITVNLIDTPGHPDFIAEVERVLSVLDGAVLVVSAVEGVQAQTRVLMRTLQRLRIPTLIFVNKIDRGGAQYASVLRTVSEKLTRDVVAMGAVDGTGSRSARCTPYSDSDPGFTSRLTELLADRDDALLAAYVDGGAPLPYSTLRSALVAQTGQALVHPVFFGSAITGAGVDALIGGIRELLPVSEGDVDGPVSGTVFKVERGSSGEKIAYVRMFSGTVRTRDRLPFGRDGGCGGSDAPGERGGREDGKVTAISVFDQGSTVRAASVRAGQIGKLRGLGDIRIGDSVGVPGTATTGRFFAPPTLESVVVPSAPAGRGELHLALAQLAEQDPLINLRQDDIRKEVSVSLYGEVQKEVIQATLADEFGIDVTFRETTTICVERPVGSGSAFEVGDTEHNPFLATIGLRVDPAPIGSGVEYRLEVELGSMPFSLMRAVEETVRSALRQGIHGWQVTDCIVTMTHSGYWPRQSHSHAVFDKSMSSTAGDFRNLTPLVLMAALQQAGTTVYEPMHRFRLELPADTLGPALPVLARLRAVPRTPDVQGASCVLQGEIPAARVHELHQQLPALTRGEGVLETAFDSYRAVVGTAPDRPRTDHNPLNRKEYLLHTVRRIAGQGDPR, encoded by the coding sequence GTGCACTTGCTGAACCTGGGAATTCTGGCGCATGTCGACGCCGGTAAGACGAGCCTGACCGAGCGGCTGCTCCACGCCGCCGGAGTCATCGACGAGATCGGCAGCGTCGACGACGGGAACACCCAGACCGATTCTCTCGCGCTCGAACGGCAGCGCGGCATCACGATCAAGTCGGCCGTCGTCTCTTTTCCCATCGACGACATCACGGTCAATCTGATCGACACACCCGGTCACCCGGACTTCATTGCCGAGGTGGAGCGGGTGCTGAGCGTGCTCGACGGCGCGGTGCTGGTCGTGTCCGCCGTGGAGGGCGTGCAGGCGCAGACCCGCGTGCTGATGCGGACCCTGCAACGGCTGCGGATTCCCACGCTCATCTTCGTGAACAAGATCGACCGCGGCGGTGCGCAGTACGCTTCCGTCCTGCGGACCGTCTCCGAGAAGCTGACCCGGGACGTGGTCGCGATGGGGGCGGTCGACGGGACGGGGTCGCGGAGCGCCCGCTGCACGCCGTACTCGGACTCCGACCCCGGCTTCACCTCCCGGCTGACCGAGCTGCTCGCCGACCGCGACGACGCTCTCCTCGCCGCGTACGTCGACGGCGGCGCGCCGCTCCCGTACAGCACGCTCCGCAGCGCGCTGGTCGCACAGACCGGGCAGGCGCTCGTCCATCCGGTCTTCTTCGGCTCGGCCATCACCGGGGCGGGCGTGGACGCGCTGATCGGCGGGATCAGGGAGCTGCTGCCCGTGTCCGAGGGTGACGTCGACGGGCCGGTCTCGGGCACCGTGTTCAAGGTCGAGCGCGGTTCGAGCGGCGAGAAGATCGCGTACGTCCGGATGTTCTCAGGAACGGTACGGACCCGCGACCGGCTCCCGTTCGGCAGGGACGGAGGATGCGGTGGCAGCGACGCGCCGGGCGAGCGAGGTGGGCGCGAGGACGGCAAGGTCACCGCCATCAGCGTCTTCGACCAGGGCTCCACCGTCCGTGCCGCGTCGGTCCGTGCGGGGCAGATCGGGAAGCTCAGGGGGCTCGGCGACATTCGGATCGGCGATTCGGTCGGGGTGCCGGGAACCGCCACGACCGGTCGCTTCTTCGCTCCGCCGACACTCGAATCGGTCGTCGTTCCCAGCGCTCCGGCCGGCCGGGGTGAACTCCATCTCGCACTCGCCCAGCTCGCCGAACAGGACCCGCTGATCAATCTGCGTCAGGACGACATCCGGAAGGAAGTCTCCGTGTCGCTCTACGGCGAGGTGCAGAAGGAAGTCATCCAGGCGACGCTGGCCGACGAATTCGGGATCGACGTCACCTTCCGGGAGACCACCACCATCTGTGTGGAACGGCCGGTCGGCAGCGGATCCGCGTTCGAGGTCGGGGACACGGAGCACAATCCCTTCCTGGCGACCATCGGGCTGCGCGTCGATCCGGCCCCGATCGGCAGCGGAGTGGAATACCGGCTGGAGGTGGAGCTCGGATCCATGCCGTTCTCATTGATGAGGGCGGTCGAGGAAACGGTCCGTTCGGCGCTGCGGCAGGGAATTCACGGATGGCAGGTGACCGATTGCATTGTCACGATGACACATTCCGGTTACTGGCCCCGGCAGAGCCATTCGCATGCCGTATTCGACAAATCCATGTCGAGCACGGCCGGGGATTTCCGTAATCTGACACCGCTGGTCCTGATGGCCGCGTTGCAACAGGCCGGCACCACGGTGTACGAGCCGATGCACCGGTTCCGGCTGGAGCTTCCGGCGGACACGCTCGGCCCGGCCCTGCCGGTACTCGCCCGCCTGCGCGCGGTGCCGCGGACACCGGACGTGCAGGGGGCGTCGTGCGTACTGCAGGGTGAGATTCCGGCGGCCCGGGTCCATGAACTGCACCAACAGCTTCCGGCGCTCACGCGCGGCGAAGGCGTCCTGGAGACGGCCTTCGACTCGTACCGGGCGGTCGTCGGTACGGCTCCGGACCGTCCGCGTACCGACCACAACCCCCTCAACCGCAAGGAGTACCTGCTGCACACGGTGCGCAGGATCGCCGGACAGGGGGATCCCCGGTAG